In one Pseudomonadota bacterium genomic region, the following are encoded:
- a CDS encoding hydrolase 1, exosortase A system-associated, with translation MAGVRHAAPLVAAHLKRTRPNMAALQAVKFDCDGAALAGVLSDPAAGAAPRKLGVIVIVGGPQTRVGSHRQFTLLARALANAGYPTFRFDLRGAGDSEGEYAGFEHLTPDIRAAVDALERSHPELDGIVLWGLCDAAAAIMLNAWRMPKVSGVVLLNPWVRTQATQAKTFVRHYYLQRLTNGDFWRGLLQGRVNVFKSLSEFVRNLAVSRGGRRSKGDAGGPDDMSLPFPERMRLGMERFEGEVLLVLSGNDLTAAEFADLARDHADWRELLERPSWSHRDLPEATHTFSSAAWRDRVADWTQEWLDGC, from the coding sequence ATGGCTGGCGTGAGGCACGCGGCTCCTTTGGTCGCCGCTCACCTAAAGCGGACTCGGCCTAACATGGCCGCGCTGCAAGCCGTGAAATTCGACTGCGACGGAGCCGCGTTGGCTGGGGTCCTAAGCGATCCGGCCGCCGGCGCAGCACCGCGTAAGCTCGGCGTCATCGTCATCGTCGGCGGCCCGCAGACGCGCGTCGGTAGCCATCGCCAATTCACCCTCCTAGCGCGAGCGTTAGCTAACGCTGGCTACCCCACCTTTCGCTTCGATCTTCGAGGCGCCGGGGACAGCGAGGGGGAGTACGCAGGATTCGAGCATCTCACCCCCGACATCCGCGCGGCGGTGGATGCGCTGGAGCGGTCCCACCCCGAGTTGGACGGCATCGTGCTGTGGGGCCTGTGTGATGCCGCAGCGGCGATCATGCTCAATGCCTGGCGCATGCCGAAGGTGTCGGGCGTGGTGCTGCTCAATCCCTGGGTGCGCACCCAGGCGACCCAGGCCAAGACCTTCGTACGCCACTACTATCTGCAGCGTCTCACGAACGGGGATTTCTGGCGCGGGTTGCTGCAGGGCCGCGTCAATGTGTTCAAGTCCCTGTCCGAGTTCGTGCGTAACCTGGCGGTCAGTCGAGGCGGACGTCGATCGAAGGGCGATGCGGGCGGGCCGGACGACATGAGCTTGCCGTTCCCGGAGCGGATGCGCCTCGGCATGGAGCGCTTCGAGGGTGAGGTGCTGCTCGTGCTGAGCGGCAACGACCTGACGGCCGCCGAGTTCGCCGACCTCGCGCGTGACCACGCGGACTGGCGCGAGTTGCTCGAACGCCCCTCATGGAGTCACCGCGACCTGCCGGAAGCGACCCACACCTTCTCCAGCGCCGCGTGGCGTGACCGGGTGGCGGACTGGACCCAGGAGTGGCTGGACGGCTGCTAG